In Flavobacterium gelatinilyticum, a genomic segment contains:
- a CDS encoding glycoside hydrolase family 65 protein — MNQDYIKPDNWSIIEEGFDVERVKSSESLFSIGNGAMGQRANFEETYSGETFQGSYIAGIYYPDKTKVGWWKNGYPKYFAKVLNAPNWIGIDIEINEENLDLHNCTEVRNFSRELNMKEGWYNRSFEAVLKNGTEIAVNIRRFLSLDLDEAGVIKYDITPLNKDAKIVYKPYIDAGVTNEDANWEEKFWEPLEVKKGTNEAFVTAQTFKTHFKVTTFMHNTIFANGEDAHISPSTIDSTHDKVQYTYGTIIAKGQTSTIQKIGGYTVSLNHENTLAGAEKVIKSAVALGYETLLQNQIDAWAKVWEMSDITIEGDVKAQQGIRFNIFQLNQTYSGKDSRLNIGPKGFTGEKYGGSTYWDTEAYCIPFYMATKDQQVARNLLTYRYNQLDKAIENAKDNLGFKNGAALYPMVTMNGEECHNEWEITHEEIHRNGAIAFAIYNYNRYTGDYSYIPEKGLEVLIGIARFWHQRASFSKDKNQYVILGVTGPNEYENNINNNFYTNYIAKWCIDFAAEQITKVASEYPADHKRIMDKVNLSAEEIQEWKKVADDMYFPVSEELGIYLQQDGFLDKDLVPVKDLDRSQRPINQKWSWDRVLRSPYIKQADVLQGFYFFEDHFSKEELKRNFEFYESFTVHESSLSPCVHSIQAAALDKMDMAYTFYLRTSRLDLDDYNKEVEEGCHITSMAGTWMSIVEGFGGMRVKNDQLHFSPKIPKEWKGYSFKINFRNQILKVSVNHNETTFIVDGEQDLTIVVNGNPVIASKFVQIN, encoded by the coding sequence ATGAATCAAGATTATATAAAACCAGACAATTGGTCGATTATCGAAGAAGGATTTGACGTAGAAAGAGTAAAATCGTCTGAAAGTCTTTTCAGTATCGGGAACGGTGCTATGGGACAGCGTGCAAATTTTGAAGAGACCTATTCCGGCGAAACCTTTCAGGGAAGTTACATCGCAGGAATTTATTATCCGGACAAAACAAAAGTGGGCTGGTGGAAAAACGGTTATCCGAAATATTTCGCCAAAGTTCTAAATGCCCCAAACTGGATTGGAATTGACATAGAAATCAACGAAGAAAACCTTGATTTACATAATTGTACCGAAGTTAGAAATTTTAGCAGAGAATTGAATATGAAAGAAGGATGGTACAATCGTTCTTTTGAAGCTGTTCTTAAAAACGGGACCGAAATTGCGGTAAATATTCGTCGTTTCCTTTCACTGGATTTAGATGAAGCCGGAGTAATAAAATATGATATTACGCCATTAAACAAAGATGCAAAAATTGTTTACAAACCGTATATCGATGCAGGTGTAACCAATGAAGATGCAAACTGGGAAGAAAAATTCTGGGAACCTCTTGAAGTTAAAAAAGGCACAAACGAAGCTTTTGTAACAGCTCAGACTTTCAAAACGCATTTCAAAGTAACTACTTTCATGCACAATACGATTTTTGCTAATGGTGAAGATGCTCATATTTCGCCTTCAACAATCGATTCAACGCACGATAAAGTTCAGTATACTTACGGAACTATCATTGCAAAAGGACAAACCTCAACAATCCAAAAAATTGGAGGTTACACCGTTTCTTTAAATCACGAAAATACTTTGGCTGGAGCCGAAAAAGTAATTAAATCTGCTGTGGCGTTAGGTTACGAAACGCTGCTTCAAAACCAAATCGATGCCTGGGCAAAAGTTTGGGAAATGTCAGACATTACTATTGAAGGTGATGTTAAGGCGCAGCAAGGAATTCGTTTCAACATCTTCCAGTTAAACCAAACGTATTCAGGAAAAGACAGCCGATTAAATATTGGTCCAAAAGGATTTACCGGAGAAAAATACGGAGGATCTACTTATTGGGACACTGAAGCTTATTGTATTCCGTTTTACATGGCTACAAAAGATCAGCAGGTTGCAAGAAATTTATTGACGTACCGTTACAATCAATTGGATAAAGCAATTGAAAATGCAAAAGACAATTTAGGTTTCAAAAACGGAGCGGCTTTATATCCAATGGTGACCATGAATGGTGAAGAATGTCACAACGAATGGGAAATCACACACGAAGAAATTCACAGAAACGGAGCGATTGCTTTTGCGATTTACAACTACAACCGTTACACGGGAGATTACTCTTATATTCCGGAAAAAGGTTTAGAAGTATTAATTGGAATTGCGCGTTTTTGGCATCAAAGAGCTTCTTTCTCTAAAGACAAAAATCAATATGTAATTCTTGGAGTTACAGGCCCGAACGAATACGAAAACAACATCAACAATAACTTCTACACGAATTATATTGCAAAATGGTGTATTGATTTTGCTGCGGAACAAATCACTAAAGTAGCTTCTGAATATCCTGCAGATCACAAAAGGATAATGGATAAAGTGAATCTTTCTGCCGAAGAAATTCAGGAATGGAAAAAAGTGGCAGACGATATGTATTTCCCGGTTTCTGAAGAACTTGGAATCTACTTACAGCAAGACGGTTTCTTAGACAAAGATTTAGTTCCTGTAAAAGATTTAGATCGTTCTCAACGCCCTATTAACCAAAAATGGTCGTGGGACCGTGTGTTGCGTTCGCCATACATCAAACAAGCCGACGTTTTACAAGGTTTCTATTTCTTCGAAGATCATTTTTCTAAAGAAGAATTAAAACGCAATTTCGAATTTTACGAATCCTTTACAGTTCACGAAAGTTCGCTTTCGCCTTGCGTACACTCGATTCAGGCTGCGGCTTTAGATAAAATGGACATGGCATATACATTTTATTTAAGAACTTCTCGTTTGGATTTAGATGATTACAACAAAGAAGTCGAAGAAGGTTGTCATATCACGTCAATGGCCGGTACATGGATGAGTATCGTGGAAGGCTTTGGAGGAATGCGTGTTAAAAATGACCAGCTTCATTTCTCACCAAAAATTCCAAAAGAATGGAAAGGGTATTCGTTTAAAATTAATTTCAGAAACCAAATTCTTAAAGTATCTGTAAATCATAACGAAACAACTTTTATTGTAGATGGTGAACAAGATTTAACAATTGTAGTGAATGGAAATCCTGTAATTGCAAGTAAATTTGTACAAATAAATTAA
- a CDS encoding glycoside hydrolase family 97 protein — protein MKNLFFASLVLFAMSTIAKAQQLKSPEGKFVMEFSLQSDGTPTYNLKYKNKEVVKTSKLGLELKDDKKSLLNDFTIADTKTASFDETWKPVWGEVDHIRNHYNELAVTLNQKSTNRQIVIRFRLFDDGLGFRYEFPAQKNLTYFVIKEERSQFAMTGDHTAFWIPGDYDTQEYDYTKSKLSEIRGLSQKAYTANVSQKSFSPTGVQTSLMLKTADGIYINLHEAALIDYSCMHLNLDDKNLVFESWLTPDAKGDKGHMQAPNHSPWRTIIVSDDAREILSSKMTYNLNDPSKIDNTSWIKPVKYIGVWWEMITGKSSWSYTNDYPTVQLGVTDFAKAKPNGTHGANNANVKKYIDFAAQHGFDAVLVEGWNEGWEDWFGHSKDYVFDFLTPYPDFDVKGLHEYAKSKGVKIIMHHETSGSVRNYERHMDAAYKFMNDNGYNAVKSGYVGDILPRGENHYSQWIINHYQYAIEKAADYKIMVNAHEAVRPTGIARTYPNLIGNESARGTEYQAFGGSKPNHVTVLPFTRLIGGPMDYTPGIFEMDISKMNPDNKSHVNSTICNQLALYVTMYSPLQMAADTPENYNRFPDAFQFIKDVAVDWSESKYIEAEPGDFITVARKAKGTNNWFVGNVNGETSRTSNIDFSFLEKGKKYTATIYADAKDAHYKTNPQAYTIKKIAVTNKSKLSQLSAPGGGYAISIIETK, from the coding sequence ATGAAAAACTTATTTTTCGCCAGTTTAGTTTTGTTTGCGATGAGCACGATTGCTAAAGCGCAGCAATTAAAATCTCCCGAAGGAAAGTTCGTAATGGAATTTTCGCTTCAAAGCGATGGAACTCCAACTTACAATTTAAAATATAAAAATAAAGAAGTTGTAAAAACCAGTAAATTAGGTCTTGAACTTAAAGATGATAAAAAATCTTTATTAAACGACTTTACAATTGCTGATACCAAAACCGCATCTTTTGACGAAACCTGGAAACCAGTTTGGGGAGAAGTAGATCACATTAGAAATCACTATAATGAATTGGCAGTTACTTTAAACCAAAAAAGCACAAACAGACAAATCGTAATTCGTTTTCGTTTGTTTGATGATGGTTTAGGTTTCCGTTACGAATTCCCAGCGCAAAAGAACCTTACTTACTTTGTAATCAAAGAAGAAAGATCTCAATTTGCCATGACTGGAGATCATACAGCTTTCTGGATTCCTGGAGATTACGATACTCAGGAATACGATTACACAAAATCTAAATTATCAGAAATTAGAGGTTTATCTCAAAAAGCATACACAGCAAACGTTTCTCAAAAATCTTTTTCGCCAACAGGAGTGCAGACTTCTTTGATGTTGAAAACGGCTGACGGAATCTACATCAACCTGCACGAAGCGGCTTTGATTGACTATTCTTGTATGCACTTGAATTTAGATGACAAAAACTTAGTTTTCGAATCTTGGTTAACTCCTGATGCAAAAGGAGATAAAGGTCATATGCAGGCACCAAATCATTCGCCGTGGCGAACAATTATCGTGAGCGATGATGCAAGAGAAATTCTTTCATCAAAAATGACTTACAACTTAAATGATCCTTCAAAAATTGACAATACTTCCTGGATTAAACCAGTAAAATACATTGGTGTATGGTGGGAAATGATTACAGGAAAAAGCTCTTGGTCATACACAAACGATTACCCAACAGTTCAATTGGGTGTTACAGATTTCGCAAAAGCAAAACCAAACGGAACGCACGGAGCAAACAATGCTAACGTAAAAAAATACATTGACTTCGCCGCACAGCACGGTTTTGACGCTGTTTTAGTAGAAGGATGGAACGAAGGCTGGGAAGACTGGTTTGGGCATTCTAAAGATTATGTTTTTGACTTCTTAACTCCTTACCCGGATTTTGACGTAAAAGGTCTTCACGAATATGCAAAATCTAAAGGTGTAAAAATTATCATGCACCACGAAACATCAGGATCTGTTCGTAACTACGAAAGACACATGGATGCTGCCTACAAATTCATGAACGATAATGGGTACAATGCTGTAAAAAGCGGTTACGTAGGTGATATTTTACCAAGAGGTGAAAACCACTACAGCCAATGGATCATAAACCACTATCAGTATGCTATTGAAAAAGCAGCTGATTACAAAATTATGGTAAACGCTCACGAAGCTGTTCGTCCAACTGGAATCGCAAGAACGTATCCAAACTTAATTGGAAACGAATCGGCAAGAGGAACAGAATACCAAGCGTTTGGAGGTTCTAAACCTAATCACGTTACTGTATTGCCTTTTACACGTTTAATCGGTGGACCAATGGATTATACGCCTGGAATCTTCGAAATGGATATCAGCAAAATGAATCCTGATAACAAATCGCATGTAAACAGTACAATCTGTAACCAATTAGCTTTATACGTTACCATGTACAGCCCATTACAAATGGCTGCTGATACTCCTGAGAACTACAACCGTTTCCCGGATGCATTCCAATTTATTAAAGATGTCGCTGTAGACTGGTCAGAAAGTAAATATATCGAGGCTGAGCCCGGAGATTTTATCACTGTTGCCCGTAAAGCAAAAGGAACAAACAACTGGTTCGTTGGAAACGTAAACGGAGAAACTTCTCGTACATCAAACATCGATTTCAGTTTCCTTGAAAAAGGTAAAAAATATACAGCAACAATTTATGCTGATGCAAAAGATGCGCATTACAAAACAAATCCGCAAGCTTATACCATCAAGAAAATCGCTGTAACTAATAAATCAAAATTATCGCAGTTATCTGCTCCCGGAGGAGGTTACGCGATTAGTATTATTGAAACCAAATAA
- a CDS encoding prolyl oligopeptidase family serine peptidase yields MENLAGTNEKTTCTMNYKLKFLILLITFSGINLYSQNKVAAKYDYLLYLPKNYSKDTKKYPLVIYLHGGSQKGNDLNKLKIYGLPYLVEKGQNFDFIIASPQCPDNKYWSTENWFESLYAELNSKYRIDTDRVYLTGVSMGGYGTFITALDFPDKFAAIVPFCGGVNDSDLVRICNLSKIPVWAFHGTADDKIPFSETERIAKDLESCESNKNFKFTRLENEGHEIQYLYETKPEIYKWMLKQKKSK; encoded by the coding sequence TTGGAAAACCTTGCAGGAACGAACGAAAAAACGACCTGTACAATGAATTATAAGTTAAAATTTCTAATTCTTTTGATAACCTTCTCAGGAATCAATCTATATTCCCAAAACAAAGTTGCGGCAAAATATGATTACCTGTTATATCTGCCAAAAAACTATTCAAAAGACACTAAGAAATATCCGCTTGTAATTTATCTGCATGGAGGTTCGCAAAAAGGAAACGATCTGAATAAACTGAAAATCTACGGTCTACCCTATTTAGTAGAAAAAGGTCAGAATTTCGATTTTATAATAGCTTCTCCGCAATGTCCGGATAACAAATACTGGTCAACTGAGAATTGGTTTGAATCGCTTTATGCCGAATTAAATTCGAAATACAGAATCGATACAGACCGAGTTTATCTAACAGGAGTTAGCATGGGAGGTTATGGAACATTCATTACAGCATTGGATTTTCCAGACAAATTTGCAGCCATTGTACCGTTCTGCGGCGGAGTAAACGACAGCGATTTAGTCCGAATCTGTAATTTAAGTAAAATTCCTGTTTGGGCTTTTCACGGAACTGCCGATGATAAAATTCCATTTAGTGAAACCGAAAGAATTGCAAAAGATCTGGAATCCTGCGAAAGCAATAAAAATTTCAAGTTTACCCGTTTAGAAAATGAAGGTCATGAAATTCAGTATTTATACGAAACAAAACCTGAAATATACAAATGGATGCTCAAGCAAAAGAAATCTAAATAA